A window of Streptomyces broussonetiae genomic DNA:
GACTTGGTCAGCCCTTCCACACAGATCTCGACACCCATCCGGTCCCACCCTTCGCCCGTGGAGCAGCTCCGACATCTGCTCTACGGGGAGGCGCGGGACGTCCGTCGCGACGACCGGGATTTTTTTCGGACGTGTTTACGGCGTGCTACGGCAGCTTCGGCGACGGCGTGCTCGAAGACGTCCTCGGGGCAGGGACAGGGGCGGAGAACGGAGCGGCCGGTACCGTCGGGGCCGGGGGCAGCGACGGGACTGACGAGGCGGCCGACCTCGTCGGCAGGTCCGGCACCTTGGGTACGCCGGGCAGCCGCGGGACCTGCGGCGCCGACAGCCCCGGGAGCGCGGATGAGGACACGCCCGGCAGGGACGGCACGGGCACCGGCAGCGGCCGGGACTTCCCCCCGGTCGGTGAGGGCGTCCGACTCCGGGCGCCGGGCGCCGGGGGCGGGGAGGTGCGCGTCCTCAGGGTGAGCCCCCGGCCCGTGGCGTCGCTGCGCCGCACCTGCGCGTCGCTGGACACGGCCGGCCGCGGCGCCGCACCGTTCCCCTTCCCGCCCGCATTGAGCGCGTACGGCAGCACGAGCCCCGCCACCGCCAGGGTCGCCGCCGTCGAGGTCACCGCGACCACCTGGGCCTTGCCACCCCCGCGCAGCCGCCCGCGCCCGACCAGGAACATCACCAGCCCCAGCGTCCCGGCCAGCGAGGCGCGCAGCGTGCGCCGGGCCCGGGCGAGCAGCGACTCGACGGTCCGGTAGCTGAGCCCCATCCGCACGGCGACCTGACTCACGTCCAGGTCCTCGGACTTCAGCCGGAGTGCCTCCGCCTGCCGGGCGGGCAGCTCACCGCTGCGCACGGCGAGCCACTTCGCCTCGGCCCGGTCGCACACCGCTTCCTCGACGGGGACCGGGCCCGGCGCGACGAGCGTGGGGCGGCTGCCCACCTCGGCCTCTCGGTTGACCTGCCGGTACCGGTCGACGCACAGCCGCATCGTCACCGTCGTCAGCCAGGCGCCGAGCCGCTCGTCGTCGAGGTCCGGGCGTTCCGCGGCCCGCAGCATCGCCTCGTGCACGGCGTCCTCGGCATCCTCGTGGCTCATGGAGCGTCGCCGGGCCACCTTGAGCAGCTGCTCGCGATGGCTCCACATGCGCTGCCAACGCTCCTCGGCGGCCGCTGTGTCCGCAGGCATGTCCGTCGCCATGAGGGCCCCTTCGCACTCACCCGCCGGTCCTGTGCTTCCGGCGGATGGCGACATTACCGCTGAGTAGTCGCGGTTGTGGAGGGGGAGGCGCTCATCGTGTTCCAGCCGTTGCCGATGGTCACGGCCCCACGTCGGGCAGCACGCCGCCGCCGGGCAGCGCGAGAGTCGGCTCGGGGACGGGGACCAGCGGAGTCCCGGACGCCTTGGGCACGCCCGCCGCTGGGGACGGGCTGGGGGAGGGTGAGGCGGGCGGCGCCGACGACGTGGGCGAAGGGCCAGGGGCCGGCTCCCGGTCGTGCGACGACTTCGGCGGCGAGGGCTTCGGCCGCTGTGTGCGGGACGGCTTCGGCCGGTCCGACCGGGATCCGGTGGACGCGTCCGGCACCACGCGGTGTCCGGTCAGGTAGTACGCGAACCAGGCCTTGACGGTGCGTAGATAGGCGTCCGAGTGGTTGTAGCCCAGGATCGCCCGGTCCAGGTCGGCGGGGTTCGACAGGTCGCGGCCGCCCGCGCACAGGTAGCGGCCGGCGGCGAGCGCGGCGTCGTAGACGTTGTTCGGGTCCGACCGTCCGTCGCCGTTGCCGTCCGCGCCCCAGCGGGCCCAGGTGGACGGGATGAACTGCATCGGGCCGACCGCGCGGTCGTACACCGGGTCCCCGTCGTACGCGCCGCCGTCGGTGTCCGGCACGACGGCGAAGGCGCCGCCGGTCAGCCGCGGGCCGAGGATGGGCGTCACGGTCGTACCGTCCGGGGTCACCCGGCCACCCCATGCCTGCCCGGACTCCACCTGGCCGATCGCGGCCAGCAGCTGCCAGCGCAGCCGGCAGCCGGGCGCGCTGCGCGCCAGTTCCTCCTCGGCACGCCGGTACGCGGCGAACACGGTCGCGGGCAGGGCGCCGCCGACCGTCGCTCCCGGTGCCGAGCCGTCTTTCCGTGTCCGCAGCGGGGGGAGGCCGGTGCGGTACGGGGTGTCGCCGGACACGCTGGCGCCGTGCCCGGCGGGCGCCGCCTTCCGCGCGGGCTGCGCGGCCTCGGCCGAGACCGCCCCCGGTGCCTGCGATGCGGTCAGCACGGCCATCGCCGCCGCCGCGATCGCCGCACCCCTGGCACCCCTCAGTGCTGCTCCCTTGAGTGCACGCGCTGTCACTGTGCAGTCCCCTCCGTGGGTGAATCCGTCGTCCGCTCTACGCGGCCGGAGGGCGGGTCCGTCGCGCGGAACCGGGCGGATGGGGCGCGAGCCTCTTCGGGACCGGGGTACACACGCGTGTCCGTCAAGGTCTCACCAAGCGGTCGGGGCGGTCACCGACCCCGATCGCCGGCCCGCCCGACCTGCGCGTAAGGGAGGGCTGCGGACCACGACGCAACTGGTGGCGTCCTGCGTCGTCCATCGGCTGCGGGATGCGGAGGCTGACCTGGATACGGGCACTTCAACGGGCCTGCGGGGCAGGGGATAGCTGGCGTACACCGGGCCGGGACCAGTCTCAGGCGCCGAGCTTTGGGAGTGGCCGCGGGCGCGGATGGCCTTGCGGATGCGGGCGTTGACGCTCTCGATCGCGTTCGTGCTGCAGATGACCTTGCGGATCTCGACGTCGAGGGAAAGGAAGGGCACGAACCCGGCTCGGGAGGCCGGCGACGGCAGCAGCGTCAGGCGTAGCCCTTGCGCTGTACGGCGCGCAGGGCCAGGGCGCCCAGTGGGACGTTCAGCCAGAAGGTGAGCAGCCGGTAGACGAGCACGGCCGAGGTGGCTGCGCCGGCCGTGACGCCGAGCGCGGTGAGACCGGCGATGAGGCCGACTTCGAGGGCACCCAGTCCGCCGGGGACAGGAGCCGCGTTGGCGACGAGGCGTGCCGCCATGTAGACGGCGCCGGCCTGGACGAAGGGAAGACCACCGCCGAACGCGCGCACGCTCAACACGAGTCCGACGACCTGGATGAGGGGCAGGCCCAGCGCGCCGGTGACGAGGAGAGCCAGCTTGGCGGGATCGGAGGCGACCCCCGTCACAGTCGACGCCGCCGCCCGCAGGAACGGCCACACCTTCTCGCGGAGGAAGCGCCGCCCGGCCGGGGTGACACCGAGCAGACCCCCTGCCGCGAGGGCCAGGGCGATGGCCGGCAGCACATACCGGCCTGCCGGCACGTGCAGGTGAACTCCGGTGTGGTGGCGTCCGGCCCAGGCGAAGAACCAGGCGGCGAGCACGGCGTTGGAGACGGCGCTGACGAGACTCTGCAGGCCGACGGAGGCCGTGGCAGCCCCGGTCTCGATCCCCGTCTTCTGCAGGTAGCGCAGGTTGAGCGCCATGCCGCCGACGTTGTTCGGGGTGATGCGGTTCAGGAACGAACTGGCGAACTGCACCTCGTACGTGGGGCCGAACGGCAACCTGGCCGGAATGGTGCCCATTTGAAGGCAGGTGGAGAACACCTGGGAGATGAAGGTGACGGGCAGTGCCGCGAGCACCCACCACCAGTCGGCCTTTCGCAACGCGGCCACCACCGCTGAGGCACTGGCGAACTGCGGCAGCACCAAGTGCAGGACAAGGAATGCACCGACCAGGCCGAAGATGGTCTTCCAGGTGAAGCGCGCGAGGGGCGCGAGGGGAGCGGGCTCGGCGCCGGTCGCCTCCACGACCGCGGCAGAGAGGTCACGCAGCAGGCTCGGGCGGCCGCCGGGCCGTACCGTACGCCGCTTGGTACCCGCTCCCGCCGCACGAGCGCGGGCCTGGTCGTACCGGGCGACCTCGCGCCGTGCGGGGCCGAGCAGCGCGAGCGGCTGCAGGTAGGGCAGGGCGGTCGCCAGCAGCGGCGGCCCGAGGCCGGCCAGCGCACACTGGGTGGCGCGCGGCACCCCGATGCGTGTCGCGGTGGTGGCCAGCAGTTCGGCAATGTCGCTGCCGAGCGCGTCGGGCGTGGCGCCCAGCCGGGCGCGTGCGAACGCGATGAGCCGGGACGCACCGTCCGGCTCGACGAGGATGTGTTCCGGGCGGAGCGCCCGGTGCGCCAGTCGGTGCTTTTGGAGGCGGGCCACGGACGTCCATACGCCGGTGAGTATCTGGTCGGTGATCTCCTCGCCCGGGAACGCGGACAGCGGACGGGCGGCGTGCTCGATCGTCACCAGGAGTGCGCCGCCCTTGTCCACCGGGTACGCGATCACCGGCTCGGCCGCCCGGGCGCCGGTACGGCCTGCGAACACGAGCATGAGGAGTTCGTGCTCGACCGCGGCGAGTGGGGTATGCGCGTCCGTGTCGCTGGGATGGCGCAGCAGCGCGAGCCGGGCCAGCCGGTGGAAGAGGTCGCGGTTGCGGTCCTCGGGGCCGAGCACCTGTACCGTGAGTCGCGCACCGGTGGTGGTCTCGGCGCCGTAGCCGGCCCCTTCCCCGGAGCGCTGATCCGGTGGCGGCGTTTCCCGCAGCGCGGCGAGCGGGATCCCGCACGCAACGAGTGCGTCGGCGACCGCCTGCGGGGCCGGCCGGTCCGCCGGGGCTCCGGCCAGCAGCAGCACGGCAGATCCGGCCACACCTCCTAGGGCGAGCGCGCCGACTGCCTCAAGTGGCATGATGGCGGCGGCTGTGATGCTCAGCCCGGCGCACCCGACGGTCAGCGTCCACCACGTCCGCCGCAGACGCGCCTCCAGCCACGGACCTGCCGCCACGACCGCCGCAGCGCAGGCGGCCAGATACGCTGCCGGCGGCCAGCCGGCATCCACCAGCGCGCCCCGCCCCACCAGCACCTGCGGCCATACGCCTGGTCTGCTACGCGTCATGGCCAGGTGGGTGACGGGCCACGAAAGCAGCGCGCCCAGCGCCGCCGCGGGCACGATCCGGAGAATCGCGTCGCCGCGCCGCCGGGCGACCAGCACGCCGACGGCCACCACCGGCGCGACGACAGCGACCACCTGCACCGCCCCGACGACACCATCGCGCAATCCCGGCGGTAGCGCGGTCGCCGCGTCGAGCAGCGCCTGCTGCATCCTGCGGGTGGGTGCGAGCGCCGTGACGGCCGGCAGCACCGTCACCACCAGCACGGCGCCGGAGACGAGCAGCCGCGACAGATCGGCCGCCCGGCGCACCTGGCGCGGCGGCGGAGCGTCGATCACCGGCGTTGCCGCGGTCTGAGCGTCTCCGGCAGCAACGGAGAGTGGGAGGATGCCAGGGCGTTCATTCACAGCCGGCCGCCCAGGCGGATCCGGCCTTGGCCATGTCGGCTCCTCGTCGGCGGGCCTAGGCCCGAGGCGGGCCCTGGCGGGCACCGCCGCTTCATCCGACCAACTGATGCGGGCAGACGGGTCCGCTCTTCCGTCATTCGAGCGCGTCCTGGAGCGGTCCGCAAACCCACGCCATCCAGAGCACGTGCTGGGGGTGCTGATCGGCCTTTGTCGCTCCTCCTCTGCATCGTGCTCGCCATGTGTCCCGCCCTCGGAAGACAGCGGCCTCGAAGTCCCGGCCGGGCAGTCAGGGCGTAGGCCAGGTGCGTCACCCCCTCGCTCTACCAGAGGCTGTCTGGCGGGGAAGTGGATGTCGCGGCGGTTCAAGGCAGATCACTTCTGCTTCGGCGCTCCGCTTGCGCGGCTCGAGGTCCAGGTCGCGGTCGGTGAGTTCGTCCGCCGGGTGCAGAATCCCCGGCTGGTCGAGGACCCGCCGCCGTACCGGCACAACCAGATCTTCCGCGGCCCGCGGCACGTCCTGGTCGACATCGACGGCATCCGCGACTGAGCGCGTGTGTGTGAGGGATCGCTATGCGGGCTTTCCAACTGGTCGGGTGGCGGCATCCGCCGGAGCTGCGCGAGGTGCCGGTTCCCGAGCCCGGGCCGGGGCAGGTGCTGGTGAAGGTCGCGGGTGCCGGTGCGTGCCACTCCGATCTGCACATCATGGAGGCACCCGGGCCGCCACCCGGCTTCACACATCTGCCTTTCACGCTCGGCCACGAGAACGCGGGATGGGTGCAACGGCTGGGGCCCGGTGTTACCGGGTTCGCGCCCGGGGACCCTGTGATCGTCTATGGCTCCTGGGGCTGCGGGGTGTGCGCCAACTGCCGCCAGGGCCGGGAGAACTACTGCCAGAACCTCGGCGGTCAGGGCCCCGGCCTTGGAGGCGGTCACGACGGCGGCATGGCCGAGTACCTGCTGGTCCCGGCGCCGCGGTACCTGATTCCGCTCGGTACCCTTGACCCCCGCCGGGCCGCCCCGCTCAGCGACGCCGGACTGACCAGCTATCACGCCGTCAAACGGTCGCTGCACCTGCTGGGACCGGGGTCGACCGCGGTCGTGATCGGGGCGGGCGGTCTGGGTCAGATGACCATCCAGATTCTGCGCGCGCTGAGCGCGGCGACCACCGTAGTCGCCGTGGGCACCGACGCCGGCAAACTGGAAACCGCCAAGCGCATGGGAGCCGACGAGGCACTGCTCTCGGGCGACGAGGCGATCGCGCGCATCAAGGACCTCACGGCGCAGCAGGGCGCACAGCTCGTGCTGGACATGGTCGGAATAGACCCGACGCTGCGGATGGCTGCTCAGGTGGCCAGGGTGCTCGGCCACCTGACCATCGTCGGCCTCGGCGGCGGAGCCCTGCCCGTCGACTTCTCCAGCCCGCCGCACGAGTGCTCGGTCGCCTCGCCCTACTGGGGCACCCTCCCCGAACTGATGGAAGTGATCACCCTCGCCCAGCAGGAAAAGATCAGGATGCTGGTCGAGCACTTCCCATTGGAACGCGCCGGCGAGGCGTACCAGCTCCTGCACGACGGCAAGATCCAAGGGCGCGCCGTCATCACCCCGAGGCATGAGTCCGACGTGTCAACCCGAACGGGACAGCGGGACATGTGCTGTGGCGGCTGGCGCGGGGCGGCCCGGGGAACTCCCATCCTGAGTTCCCGCCGAGGGGCTGTCCGGATGAGTAGCCGGAGGAGCTTGTGCGTGGAATACCTCGTGCGCCACACCCCGCCCTCTCCAGCGAGCAACATAAGGCTGATCGGGTGACGATGGAATGGACGGATGTGACGACGCTGCTCCGAGAAGGAGGCAGGTGCCATGACAGCTCCTTCACAATCCTCCGGCCCCGTTTCCCCACACGGCACCGGGCCGCACGAGGGCCCCATGGCCGCAGGCATGGCCGCACTGGCGAACCTGGGCTGGCAGATCCTGCTCACCATGGGCCTCGCCACCATCGCCCTGGGCGTCATCGCCCTGGCCTGGCCGGGCGAGACCCTCCGCGTCGTCGGCGTGCTCTTCGGCGTCTACCTGCTTGCCACCGGTGTCTTCCAACTCGCCGCCGCCTTCGGCACCCACGTCCCCCGGCATCTTCGCGTACTGCACTTCATCACCGGCGCGGCCTCCATCCTGCTGGGACTGATCTGCTTCAAGGGCACCCTCGAGTCGATCTTTCTGCTCGCCCTGTGGATCGGCTTCAGCTGGCTCCTGCGGGGCACCCTGGAGACGGTTGCCGCAGCCTCCGATCAGACCATGCCGGGGCGCGGCTGGCACGTGGCCTTCGGCATCATCGGCACTATGGCCGGCATCGTGATGATCATCATGCCGTTCGCATCCATCGCGACACTCACACTGGTGGTGGGCGTCATGGCCATAGTTCTGGGCCTGACCGAGGTGGTCCGCGCCATCAGGACACGCGTCGAGATCGGCCAGCTCGCTCCCGGCACGGCCACCCAGCGGCGTCCTCTGTTCCACGCACGTGCGCACCCCCAGCACTGATCGGCCGGCGGGGGCGTTCTCGGGTATCGGCTCATCAGGGCCGCACTCACGTACCGCCCGAGTCAGAGGAGTGGAGAAGTCGTCCACGATGTGACCACCACGGCGGCGACATCGGAGCTGCGCGGATCAGGGACCGAGCGCGCTGGGCCTTCCTGCTCGGGCTGCCGGCTCAAGGAGCCACTCAAAGACAGACTGCTGCGGCCGTAGAAGCCCGACCGGCTGGAAAATGCCGAGTCGCACGGCGGACGGATGCGGGATTCCGGCGGATCAGGCAGATGGGGTCCGAGGAACGGGGGAGTGGGGAGACACGGTCGTGCCCGTCGGGTGCGGACCCTTCACCGGCGGACGGCGGAGGGCTTGCCGGTGCGGCAGGCGGGTGACGGTGCTGAACCGTGCTGCGCGGCGGCGCAAATGCCGGTGGCCGGGAGCGGGTTCGGGGCGACCCCGTGGGCCCGTGGTCCGGTAGAAGATCCGTTTGCCGAGTTCGACGAGGAGCAGGTAGACGACGACCATGACGGCTACCGCGGCGAAGAAGGCGGTCGGTAGGGGCTGGAAGCCGAGGACGTCGGCCAGGGGAGTGGCCGGCAGGGCGGCGCCGAGCGCGACGACTCCCAGCACGGTCAGCGTCAGAGGCAGGCTGGGGCGACTGCGCCAGAACGGAATACGACGGGTGCGGATGGCGAAGATCACCAGGGTCTGTGTGGCGAGGGACTCCACGAACCAGCCGGTGTGGAACTGGGCGGCGTCGGCGTGGAAGACGCCCAGCATCACGGCGAAGGTGACGAAGTCGAACAGCGAACTGATCGGCCCGAAACAGATCATGAACCGCCGGATGAAGGCAATGTCCCAGTGCGCGGGCCGCCGCACCTGCTCCTCGTCGACCTCGTCGGTGGGGATGGCGAGCTGACTGGTGTCGTACAACAGGTTGTTGAGCAGGATCTGGGACGGCAGCATCGGCAGGAAGGGCAGGAACAACGAGGCTCCGGCCGCACTGAACATGTTGCCGAAATTGCTGGACGTGCCCATCAGGACGTATTTGATGGTGTTGGCGAAGATCCGCCGCCCCTCGGCGACCCCGTCCGCCAGAACCCCGAGGTCCTTCTCCAGCAGGATCACGTCGGCTGCGTCCTTGGCCACGTCGGTGGCCGAGTCCACCGAGACGCCCACGTCGGCGGCGTGCAGCGCGAGGGCGTCGTTGACGCCGTCGCCGAGGAAGGCGACGTCGCCACCGGTCTTCCGCTGGATCCGCACGATGCGAGCCTTGTGCTCGGGGCTGACCCGGGCGAAGACAGTTGTGTCGCGGATGGCGGCGGTGAGCCGCTCGTCGTCCATGGCGTCCAGGTCGGTCCCGGTCAGCATGGCGGCGTCGGTCAGCCCCAGGTCCTGGCAGACCTTGGCGGCGACCGTGGGGTTGTCCCCGGTGACGATCTTCGTCGTGATACCGAGCGCGTCCAGCTGCCCCAGAGCCTCGGCCGCGTCGGGTTTGGGCGGGTCGAGGAAGACCAGCAGACCGGCCAGACGGAGGTCCCGCTCGTCGGCGGCACTGAGTGCGGTGGCCAGGTGGGCGGGCCGGGTCGCCACCGCGACGACTCGG
This region includes:
- a CDS encoding RNA polymerase sigma factor translates to MATDMPADTAAAEERWQRMWSHREQLLKVARRRSMSHEDAEDAVHEAMLRAAERPDLDDERLGAWLTTVTMRLCVDRYRQVNREAEVGSRPTLVAPGPVPVEEAVCDRAEAKWLAVRSGELPARQAEALRLKSEDLDVSQVAVRMGLSYRTVESLLARARRTLRASLAGTLGLVMFLVGRGRLRGGGKAQVVAVTSTAATLAVAGLVLPYALNAGGKGNGAAPRPAVSSDAQVRRSDATGRGLTLRTRTSPPPAPGARSRTPSPTGGKSRPLPVPVPSLPGVSSSALPGLSAPQVPRLPGVPKVPDLPTRSAASSVPSLPPAPTVPAAPFSAPVPAPRTSSSTPSPKLP
- a CDS encoding lytic transglycosylase domain-containing protein — translated: MTARALKGAALRGARGAAIAAAAMAVLTASQAPGAVSAEAAQPARKAAPAGHGASVSGDTPYRTGLPPLRTRKDGSAPGATVGGALPATVFAAYRRAEEELARSAPGCRLRWQLLAAIGQVESGQAWGGRVTPDGTTVTPILGPRLTGGAFAVVPDTDGGAYDGDPVYDRAVGPMQFIPSTWARWGADGNGDGRSDPNNVYDAALAAGRYLCAGGRDLSNPADLDRAILGYNHSDAYLRTVKAWFAYYLTGHRVVPDASTGSRSDRPKPSRTQRPKPSPPKSSHDREPAPGPSPTSSAPPASPSPSPSPAAGVPKASGTPLVPVPEPTLALPGGGVLPDVGP
- a CDS encoding lysylphosphatidylglycerol synthase transmembrane domain-containing protein: MIDAPPPRQVRRAADLSRLLVSGAVLVVTVLPAVTALAPTRRMQQALLDAATALPPGLRDGVVGAVQVVAVVAPVVAVGVLVARRRGDAILRIVPAAALGALLSWPVTHLAMTRSRPGVWPQVLVGRGALVDAGWPPAAYLAACAAAVVAAGPWLEARLRRTWWTLTVGCAGLSITAAAIMPLEAVGALALGGVAGSAVLLLAGAPADRPAPQAVADALVACGIPLAALRETPPPDQRSGEGAGYGAETTTGARLTVQVLGPEDRNRDLFHRLARLALLRHPSDTDAHTPLAAVEHELLMLVFAGRTGARAAEPVIAYPVDKGGALLVTIEHAARPLSAFPGEEITDQILTGVWTSVARLQKHRLAHRALRPEHILVEPDGASRLIAFARARLGATPDALGSDIAELLATTATRIGVPRATQCALAGLGPPLLATALPYLQPLALLGPARREVARYDQARARAAGAGTKRRTVRPGGRPSLLRDLSAAVVEATGAEPAPLAPLARFTWKTIFGLVGAFLVLHLVLPQFASASAVVAALRKADWWWVLAALPVTFISQVFSTCLQMGTIPARLPFGPTYEVQFASSFLNRITPNNVGGMALNLRYLQKTGIETGAATASVGLQSLVSAVSNAVLAAWFFAWAGRHHTGVHLHVPAGRYVLPAIALALAAGGLLGVTPAGRRFLREKVWPFLRAAASTVTGVASDPAKLALLVTGALGLPLIQVVGLVLSVRAFGGGLPFVQAGAVYMAARLVANAAPVPGGLGALEVGLIAGLTALGVTAGAATSAVLVYRLLTFWLNVPLGALALRAVQRKGYA
- a CDS encoding NAD(P)-dependent alcohol dehydrogenase, giving the protein MRAFQLVGWRHPPELREVPVPEPGPGQVLVKVAGAGACHSDLHIMEAPGPPPGFTHLPFTLGHENAGWVQRLGPGVTGFAPGDPVIVYGSWGCGVCANCRQGRENYCQNLGGQGPGLGGGHDGGMAEYLLVPAPRYLIPLGTLDPRRAAPLSDAGLTSYHAVKRSLHLLGPGSTAVVIGAGGLGQMTIQILRALSAATTVVAVGTDAGKLETAKRMGADEALLSGDEAIARIKDLTAQQGAQLVLDMVGIDPTLRMAAQVARVLGHLTIVGLGGGALPVDFSSPPHECSVASPYWGTLPELMEVITLAQQEKIRMLVEHFPLERAGEAYQLLHDGKIQGRAVITPRHESDVSTRTGQRDMCCGGWRGAARGTPILSSRRGAVRMSSRRSLCVEYLVRHTPPSPASNIRLIG
- a CDS encoding HdeD family acid-resistance protein, producing the protein MTAPSQSSGPVSPHGTGPHEGPMAAGMAALANLGWQILLTMGLATIALGVIALAWPGETLRVVGVLFGVYLLATGVFQLAAAFGTHVPRHLRVLHFITGAASILLGLICFKGTLESIFLLALWIGFSWLLRGTLETVAAASDQTMPGRGWHVAFGIIGTMAGIVMIIMPFASIATLTLVVGVMAIVLGLTEVVRAIRTRVEIGQLAPGTATQRRPLFHARAHPQH